TTGACAAACTTCAGGATAATGTTCAGGATTTATATAATCAAATCGTCACTTATTTTGAGTTTAACAATATTGATGTAGAACAATCTATCAAAGATTCTGGTATGTTATCTAAAATTGATTTTGCGCTGATTCCAGATTATTTGAACAAGGTTGTCAGCGGTTTAGGTAGTTTTAGTATAGGATTATTTTCTGTGTTATTTATTGCTTTCTTCTTTTTAAAAGATAGCAAACTTTTTGAAGACGGCATCTTGACACTAGTTCCTAAAGGTAATGAGTCGCGATCAAAACGCTCTTTCAATAAAATTAAAGATTTATTATCGCGCTACTTCGGTGGATTATTACTTCAAATTTTGATTTTATTTATAATCTACACTATAGTATTGTTAATTTTCGGGATTGACAATGCAGTTGTTATTGCTTTTTTGTGTGCATTATTAAACCTTATACCATATGTCGGACCATTAGTTGGTGCTTTTCTAATGATTTTATTAAGCATGTCTAGTAATTTAGGCGAAAGTTTTAGTGAGGTTATATTACCAAAGACTACGTACGTCATGATTGGTTTTATAATTGCGCAATTAGTAGATAACTTCTTCAGTCAGCCATATATCTTTTCAAAAAGTGTAAAATCACATCCTTTAGAAATCTTTTTAATTATCATCATTGCTGGAATTTTATTTGGTATTGTTGGAATGATAATAGCTGTACCAACATATACAGCAATAAAGGTGATTCTAAAAGAGTTTATGTCGGAGTACAAAGTGGTTAAAAAGCTCACAAAAGGATTATAACACGTCTTGAATCTTTCAATTCTAAATACCGAAGTTCAGGCTTATATTGCTGAAAATCTAAAACAAGATATTTCAAAATTACTTTTAAAAAGTATTTCTTTTCCAAATGTTGGAACAAAAAAAGTAATTGAACAAATCGAAGCCAAAAAACGCTCTGAAAAGAAATTACCCACTTGGTTTCATACTAAAAATATTTACTACCCTAATAAGCTAAATATTGAGCAAACATCTTCTGAAGTAACAGCAAACTATAAAGCCAGTTTGGTTTCAGGAAAATCTCTGATTGATTTAACCGGCGGCTTTGGTGTTGATGCTTTTTACTATTCAAAACAAATAAATAAAGTTACCCATTGCGAAATAAACGCTGAACTTTCAGAACTTGTTAAACATAACTATAAAGCATTAAATATATCTAATATTGAATGTATCAATGACAACGGTATTGATACATTAAAACGCTTAGATAATCCATTTGATTGGATATATCTAGACCCATCGCGTCGCGATGACTCTAAGAAAAAAGTGTTTTTATTGTCCGACTGTTCACCAAACGTAAAGACGTTTCAAGGACTATTTTTAAAATATGCGAAGCAGGTGATGATTAAAACTTCGCCCTTACTAGATATTAAGGCTACGCATTACGACTTAAAGTTTGTGAAAGAATTACATATCGTTGCTGTTGATAATGAAGTAAAAGAGCTTCTGTGGATTTTAGAACGTGACTATGAATCTGATTTTAGAATTATAACTGTTAATTTGAGTAAAGATATTGAGCAGAAATTTGAGTTTAATTTTGAAAATGAGTCTAGCTCATTAGCAGAATATTCAGAACCACTCACCTATCTCTACGAACCCAATTCGGCAATATTAAAAGCAGGTGCTTTTAATTCTATTAGTACGAATTTAAATCTACCTAAACTTCACAAACATTCTCACCTATACACTTCAGAGAAGTTAGTGGATTTTCCTGGAAGACGTTTTAAAATTGAAAATATTATCCCTTTCAACAAAAAACAATTTGCCAAAGAAAAGATTAGTAAGGCAAATGTAACGACAAGA
This DNA window, taken from Winogradskyella sp. PC-19, encodes the following:
- a CDS encoding AI-2E family transporter, translating into MNSKIIANGILRAVGILLAVALVLFFIYKIQSVIVYIAVAAVISLIGRPLVLFLRRKLKFNNTIAVVFTMVLFMAILVGLVGLFIPLITEQGQNLALLNIDKLQDNVQDLYNQIVTYFEFNNIDVEQSIKDSGMLSKIDFALIPDYLNKVVSGLGSFSIGLFSVLFIAFFFLKDSKLFEDGILTLVPKGNESRSKRSFNKIKDLLSRYFGGLLLQILILFIIYTIVLLIFGIDNAVVIAFLCALLNLIPYVGPLVGAFLMILLSMSSNLGESFSEVILPKTTYVMIGFIIAQLVDNFFSQPYIFSKSVKSHPLEIFLIIIIAGILFGIVGMIIAVPTYTAIKVILKEFMSEYKVVKKLTKGL
- a CDS encoding class I SAM-dependent methyltransferase; this encodes MNLSILNTEVQAYIAENLKQDISKLLLKSISFPNVGTKKVIEQIEAKKRSEKKLPTWFHTKNIYYPNKLNIEQTSSEVTANYKASLVSGKSLIDLTGGFGVDAFYYSKQINKVTHCEINAELSELVKHNYKALNISNIECINDNGIDTLKRLDNPFDWIYLDPSRRDDSKKKVFLLSDCSPNVKTFQGLFLKYAKQVMIKTSPLLDIKATHYDLKFVKELHIVAVDNEVKELLWILERDYESDFRIITVNLSKDIEQKFEFNFENESSSLAEYSEPLTYLYEPNSAILKAGAFNSISTNLNLPKLHKHSHLYTSEKLVDFPGRRFKIENIIPFNKKQFAKEKISKANVTTRNFPLSVGDIRKKLKIKDGGNTYLFFTTNKDEEKVIIICSKT